ATCTGAAAGAAAGCAGGTCCACAGATTCCGCACCTGACACAGATTCCAAAGCTGCAGAAATCTGTGTGAATCTGTGAAATCTGTGGAGAAAAAGTTCTTATGAATCCCTTCGAATCCCTCGGCCTGAAGCACGATGGCCGCACCCTCTGGGTGCTGGACCAGACCCAGCTCCCCGATGCAGAGGTGTGGCTGGATGGCAGCGAGCCGGAAGCCATGGTCGCGCTTATCAAGCGGTTGGCCGTGCGCGGCGCCCCCCTCATCGGCGTAGCTGCTGCGGCCTGCCTGGCCACCTTCGCCCAGCGGGGCGCAGGCGCCGTCGAATATGCAGCTGCCTGTGCCGCTCTGCGCGCGGCACGACCCACGGCGGTGAACCTGATGTGGGCCATGGATCGCATGAAGAATGTCACCGATCCCGTGGCCGAAGCCCAGGCCATCTTCGAGGAGGATGTGCGTCTTTGTGAGGGCATGGCGCTTCACGGTGCCGCCCTGATCCAGGATGGTGAGGGGATCCTCACCCACTGCAACACGGGCGGCCTTGCCACGGCAGGCATCGGCACAGCCCTGGGCGTCATCCGCCGCGCCCACGAGCAGGGGAAACGCATCCATGTGTACGCCGATGAAACACGGCCCCTCCTCCAAGGTGGCCGCCTCACGGCCTGGGAGCTCAAACGCCTCGGCATTCCCGCCACCCTCATCACCGACAGCATGGCGGCTCTTCTCCTGCGCGATGGGCGGATCCAACGCGTGCTGGTGGGCTCAGACCGAGTGGCCGCCAACGGCGATTTCGCGAACAAGGTGGGCACCTACGGGGTGGCGGTGCAGGCGCGCTTCCACGGTGTGCCCTTCCATCCCGTGGCTCCCTTCTCCACCGTGGACCTGGCCTGTCCTGACGGCGCCGCAATTCCCATTGAAGAACGGAATCCGGAGGAGGTTCGCGGGTTTGGCACCATCCGCTGGGCCCCTGACGGCATGCCCGCCTGGAATCCCAGTTTTGATGTCACTCCCGTGGATCTGGTCACCAGCCTCATCCTGGATCGTGGGGTGTACACGGCACAGGCGCTCAAGGCTGGGGCCCTGCTTCGGGCTTAGAAACCGGCTGCCGCCCCCTCCATCATCCGAAACATCAAGATGGCCCCGGCGGCAGCCACGTTGAGGCTGTCCATGCCTGAGGCCATGGGGATGGCCACGGTGCGGTCGCAACCCGCGATCTGCTCGGCATCAAGCCCCAGGTCTTCGGGACCCATGACCAGCGCGCAGCGGGAGGCCGGTCGCCAGGTCCTGGCATCCTCGGCGCTGGCATCCAGGGCTGCGGCGATGATTTCAGAACCCGCTTCTGCGGCCTTCCAGCCCGCGAGCAGCGCCCAGGGATCCTCCGCCCTCCACACGGGAATGCGCCACACAGCGCCCATGGAGACCCGCACGGTGCGACGGGTCCACTGGCCCGGCCCCGGACCAGCCAGCACACCTTCCAAACCCAAGGCCGCAGCACTTCTGAGCAGAAGGCCCAGGTTTTCGCTGTCGTAAAGGCGGGGCAGAACCAGGAGTCGGCGAGCCTCTTGGAGTTTGGATTCAGCGGGTGGTGGTGGCACCTGGGCACAGGCCATAAGGCCCCGGTGAAAGGGAAACCCGGCCAACTCGGAAAGAGCCCCGGCGTCCGCCGTCAGAAGGTCCACCCCCGCCGGGAGGCGGTCTCGCAGGGCTGCCGCGGCCGACGTGGTTGCCGCCACGGAGATGAGACGCACCTCCCCTCTTCGCGCCGCTTCCAGCAGATCCTCGACCAGGATGCGCCCCTCGGCAATGAAGCACGTGCCATGTTCGGGGTGTTGCCTGGTCCCGGCAAAACGGAGGTCGCGATAAGGGTCCCAGGGATCAAAAGTGCTCATGGGTCCAGGGTAGCCCCGAGCGTTGGAGTTGGCGGAAACCAGAGGCGGAGGCGAGGCATGCCGCAGCCGATGCCCCACCCTTCGCAGGCGATCCGATTCCATGGGGCCACAAACAAAGGACTTCACCGGTGTTCTGATCATGTATTAACCGTGTTAATAAAGAAAGAAAGGTTTGTACCAGTATTTAACATATTAATTTTACTAACATTTCTTGACACCCAAATCGCTCATAGCAATCTGTTATTTCCACCCAGTGCCATCTGCTCTGAGCCATTACCTAGCGCTTCCGAACACCCCCCGCACCATTGATGACCTGCCGTCTGGAGCCATCCATGCCTCCCGAACGTGAATCCATCCCCCAGCGAGTCCAAACGCTCGCGCTTCAGATCAGCTCGCGGCCAGCGGTCCGCCAAGCGGTCAAACTCTTCCTGGATGCCGCTGCTGCCGGCATCGCCTGGGTGGCCGCCACCAGTCTGGTGCATTTTGAATTCCCCCGGCTGCTGCCGCTCCTGATCTGGGTTTCCTTCGCGATGGCCGTGAACGCCACCTTTCAGCACACGCGCCAGCACTACCGGCTGGTGGGATTCGTGGAGCTCCGGTCGCTCCTGATGAGCATGATGGTGATGGTCGCCGTAGCCCTTGCTTGTTACGTGACCACGGTTTATTTCAAGATCGGGGTGGCTCACCCTGAGGTCGCGCTGGCGGCCAGCCTGCTCACCACCTTGACCTGGGTCGTGCTGCGCGCGGCCTCTGCTGAGCTCTTCAAGCGCCGCTTTCAGAAGCAGAACCCCCACCGCCCCACCGTGGACCGGCGGAAAGCTCCCCGCGGAGGACGCTCCTTGGCCAATGACCTGGCCCTGCGCACCCTCATCGTGGGCGCCGGCCAAGCCGGTTCACGGTTGTGCCAGGAACTCCAGTCGAATCCGAAACTGAGAAGCCACGTGGTCGGCTTCCTGGATGATGCCCTCGAAAAGCAGGGCGTCCGCATTCATGGTGTGCCGGTCCTGGGGCCCTGCGGCATGCTGCCTACCTTCATCAAGGAAGCCCAGGCCAGCCAGGTGATCCTGGCCATCCCCAGCGCTCCCGGCTCCAGAATCCGCGAACTGGCCAAGGCCCTCCAGGGCGAAGGTGTTCGGGTGAAGACGCTGCCCAGCATGCAGGACCTCCTGGGCAAGGAGGCGTGGAAGCCGGAACTGCGAGACATCGCCATCGAAGACCTGCTCCGCCGGGAGCCCATCCAGCTGGACCTGGGCTCCATCCAGCAGGCCCTGACGGATTCCGTGGTGCTCATCACCGGTGCCGGGGGTTCCATCGGCAGTGAGCTGGCGCGGCAAGTGGCCCATTTCGGCCCCTCCCGCCTCATCCTCCTGGGCCGCGGCGAGAACAGTCTCTGGGGCGTGGAACGGGAGATCCGGCGACTCCATCCGGAATTGGCGCTGGAGGTCGAGCTTTGCGACATCCGGAACGCCCTCCGCCTGCAGCAGGTGTTTGAAGCCTGGAGGCCTGCCTTTGTCTTCCATGCTGCCGCGCACAAGCATGTGCCCTATCTGGAAAACCACCCGGAAGAAGGCATCGAGAACAACATCTTCGGCACCTTGAACGTGCTGAATGCCGCCAAATCCGTAGGCACCCGGAAATTCGTGAACATTTCCACCGACAAGGCCGTGAACCCCACCAGCGTTCTGGGTGTCACCAAGCGCGTGGCTGAATTCCTGGTCCTCAGGGCCGCCGAAAGCGAACTGGGGGATGGCCGCTACATGAGCGTCCGCTTCGGGAACGTGTTGGGCAGCCGGGGGAGCGTGATTCCGCTCTTCCACGAGCAAATCCGCCAGGGCGGCCCGATCACGGTCACTCACCCCGAGATGACCCGGTATTTCATGACGATCCCCGAGGCCAGCCAGCTGGTCCTGCAGGCCGGCCTCCTGGGCCGCACCGGCCAGGTTTTCGTGCTCGACATGGGTGAGCCGGTCCGCATTGTGGATTTGGCCGCTGACATGGCGCGACTCTCGGGCCTGACCCCAGGCTTTGACATCGACATTCAGTTCTCCGGCATCCGACCTGGCGAGAAGCTGTTCGAGGAACTCTTCACCGACAAGGAACATCGCCAATCGGAAGTCCATTCCAAAGTCTTTGAGGCCTCCCCGGAGCCCAGAAACCGGGCGGTGCTTGACCGGGCCCTCAGCGCCCTGAAGGAAGCCATGGATCTTCCCGAGGATCTGCGTCAAACCGCCTTCGTCCAAACCTTCATGGAACTGGTGCCCGCCTATGCACCTTCTCCCAATGGATTGGGCAAGTACCTGGCCGTGAAGGCAGTCGGGGCACCGCTGGTGGCCCCGGCGCCGAAAATCGTCGTCTTGCGCCCCACGCCTCCCTTGGCCCAGGCGCAACCCTGAGCCGAACAGTTCTATGGGTCGCCTCCACTGCGATCTGGTAGCATCAACTGTTTTATCCAGTTCAAAGCAACACCCATTCGCCGGTATATTACCAACAGCTGCATCCCCTTCCAGGGTTCCCCCCACCCACCGAAATCACACCGAGGTGATCCAAATGGCTTTGGATGTCCATTCCATTACTCCTGAGATCCATGACTACATCGCGAAGAACTTCCTCTTCAGCGATCAGGGGTTCCAATACAGCGATGACGCATCCTTCCTGGAAGAGGGCATCATCGATTCGCTGGGGATCATCGAACTTGTCTCCTTCGTCGAGAAGAAGTTCGGCATTTCCGTGGCCGACCACGAACTGCTGCCCACCAACTTCGACTCCGTGGCCAGGCTGAGCGCCTTCATCACCCGCAAGCTGGCCGAAGCTTCCTGACGAGGCCCCTGGATGCTCGTCCATGAATTCCTGATTCGCTCGGCCAGCCAGTTCCCCCAGAAGACGGCGCTGGTGTGTGGCGAGAAGCGTTTCACCTATGCGGAACTGGACGCCATGTCCAACCGCCTGGGCCATGCCCTGGTGCAGGGCGGCGTCCGGCGCGGCGACCGGGTGGCCATCCACCTCCACAACTCCGTGGAAGCCGTGGTCGGCATCTTCGCCATCCTCAAGGCTGGCGCCGCCTTCGTCTTCATCAACGCTTCGACCAAGCCGGACAAGCTGACCTACATCCTGAACAACTGCCGCGCCAAGGCGCTGCTCATGGATGGCCGTCTGGGAAATGCGGATGATCTGCTGAGCGCAGTTCCATCTCTTGCCCAGGTGGTGGTGAGTGGGCCCAAGTCGGCCCCTGCCGATCCCCGAATCCGGTCCTACGCGGACATCCAGGCTCAATCGCCAGCGACGCCCCTGCCCATCGTCAACATCGACCTGGATCTGGCCTGCCTCATCTACACGTCCGGAAGCACCGGCGAACCCAAGGGCGTGATGAGCGACCACAGCAACGTGGATTTCGCCAGCAGCTCCATCATGACCTACCTGGAAAGCAGGGCCGAAGACATCGTCCTCAGCGTCCTGCCGCTCTCCTTCGACTACGGGCTCTACCAGCTTCTGATGACCTTCAAGGCCGGCGCAACGCTGGTGCTGGAACGCACCTTCATGTACCCGGCGGCGATCCTCCAGCGCATCCAGGAGGAACGGCCCACGGGCTTCCCTGGTGTGCCCACCGTGTTCGCCATGCTGCTCCAGCTGGATCTGAGCACCTTCGACCTCTCCAGCCTGCGCTACATCACCAACACCGCCGCGGCGCTCTCGCCGAACAAAATCCTTGAAATACAGGCGGCCTTCCCCGGTGTGACCCTCTACTCGATGTATGGCCTCACGGAGACCAAGCGCACCCTCTACCTTCCACCGGACCAGCTGAGCGTCCGCCCAGGTTCCGTGGGCATTCCCATTCCCGGCACCGAGGCCTGGATCGAGGATGAATCGGGCCGCCGCCTGGGCCCCGGCGAAACCGGCGAGCTGGTGGTGCGGGGACGCCACGTCATGCGCGGCTACTGGGAAGCCCCCGAAGCCACCGCCAAGCGCTACCGCCCCGGCCCCCTTCCCGGCGAGCGGTTGTGCTATTCAGGCGACCTGTTCCGGCAGGATGAGGAAGGCTATTTCTACTTCATCAGCCGCAAGGACGACATCATCAAATGCCGCGGTGAGAAGGTGGCTCCCAAGGAAGTGGAGAACGTGCTGCACCAGCTGCCGGGCGTCACGGCCGTGGTGATTGGCGTTCCTGATGCCACCGCCGGGGAAGTGGTGAAAGCCTTCATCGTCGCCAACGGCAATCCGCTGACCGAAGCCGAGGTGATCGCCCATTGCCGGGCTCGGCTGGAGGATTTCATGGTGCCCAAATACGTCGAGTTCCGCACGGAGCTGCCCATGACCTCTTCGGGGAAGATCAGCAAACTTGGTCTGACTTAGAAGGCTCTCCAAGCAATCGATAGGGGCTGCATTGATGACAAAGGGTTTCCAGGCAAGGAAGTGGGCGCCGGGCGGTGCGGGCACACCGTTCAAGCCCGGTGACGCAGGATGGGAGCCCTTTGCCATCAACCCTCCGGGCTGGGGCGGCAGCCGTCGAAATGCTGCGTCAGGCTCCTCGTCCTTGGAACCACCAAGGCCTTCGTCGCCTTCCTTGCCTCCCTCGGCTGGCGCCCCAGTGCAGCCCCCACCCATTGCTTGGAGAGCCTTCTAATGTGCGGCATCGTTGGCATCTGCGACCTGGGTGGCGCGCGGCGGGTGGAGGAAGCCACCCTCCGCCAGATGCTCGGCATGATCCGCCACCGCGGGCCTGAGCAGTTCGGCATCTACCTGGACGACTCGGTGGGCCTGGGCAATGCCCGCCTCAGCATTGTCGATCTGAGCAGCGGTCAGCAGCCCATCTCCAACGAGGACGGCACGCTCTGGATCGTCTTCAACGGCGAGATCTTCAACCACCCGGAATTGCGCGAGGAACTGGAGCGGCTGGGGCATCGCTACACCACCAACTGCGACACGGAAACGGTCCTTCACGCCTACGAGGAGTATGGCCCGGACTGCCTCTCCCGCTTCAACGGCCAGTTCGCCATCGCCATCTGGGACACGCGCAACCGCAGCCTCTTCATGGCCCGCGATCGACTGGGCGTCCGGCCCATCTTCTACACCATCAAGGATGGCGCCCTGATCTTCGGTTCGGAGATCAAGGCGATCCTCGCCGCCCCTGGCGTCACCGCCGCTGCGGACCCCGTGGCCCTCGACCAGATTTTCACGGTCTGGAGCCCGCTCTCTCCCCGTTCCTTCTTCCGGGGCATCAAGGAAGTTCCCGCGGGGCACTGGATGCTCGTGAAGGAAGGCCGCATCACCGTCAAGCCCTACTGGGAGCTCAGCTTTCCGGAGGAGGGTGACTTCGCGCTCCGCTCCAAGCAGTCCTACGCCGAGGAATTCCGAGAGCTTCTCATTGACGCCACGCGGCTCCGCCTGCGGGCCGATGTGCCCGTGGGCGCCTACCTCAGTGGTGGCCTCGATTCCTCCACCATCACGGCCATCATCCGGAACTTCACCTCCAATCCCCTGGAGACCTTCTCCATCTCCTTCACCGATCCCGCCTTTGACGAAAGCAGCTATCAGAGCCGCATGGCCCAGGCGCTGGGCACGGATCACCATGTGGTGTACGCCACCCATGCGGATATCGGCCGCGTGTTCCCTGAAGTGATCTGGCACACCGAAACCCCCATCATGCGCACCTCCCCGGCGCCCATGTTCCTGCTGTCGGGTTTGGTGCGGGAAAAGGGCTTCAAGGTGGTTCTCACGGGTGAAGGCGCTGACGAATTCCTGGCCGGGTACGACATCTTCAAGGAGGCGAAGATCCGCCGGTTCTGGGCGGCCCGTCCCGATTCGGAGTTCCGCCCCGGCCTCTTCAACAAGATCTACCCCTGGCTGGCGGATCTGTCCCGGGGCAACTATGTGAAGTCCTTCTTCGGCATGGGGCTCGGTGATACGCAGGCACCGGATTACTCCCACCAGATCCGCTGGCGCACCACGGCCCGAGCGAAGCGCTTTTTCAGCGACGAGCTGCAACAGACCCTTCGGGAAGGCCAGCAGCACCTGTCACCCAGCCTGCCGAGCGGGTTTGATGCCTGGGATCCGCTCCACCAGGCGCAGTATCTGGAGATCAACGTCTTCCTCTCGCAGTACCTGCTCTCCTCCCAGAGTGATCGTGTGGCCATGGGCCACTCGGTGGAGGGACGGTTCCCCTTCCTGGATTACCGGGTGGTGGAGTTCTGCAACCACCTGCCTCCCTCGCTCAAGCTGAAGGGATTGACGGAGAAGCACCTGCTGAAGGAAGTCAGCCGGGAATGGCTGCCCGCCGACATCACGGACCGGCCCAAGCAGCCCTTCCGGGCTCCCATCCACCGGGCCTTCTTCAACGACACGCCTGCGGACTACCTCGAGGAGCTGCTTTCCCCTTCGGCGCTCAAGGCTTCGGGCTTCTTCAAGCCTCAGGCCGTGGGCCAGCTGGTGGCCAAGCTGAAACAAGGCCTCGCCCTCAGCGAAACCGACGACATGGCCCTGGCCGGCATCATCTCCACCCAGCTGATGGACCGGCAGTTCCTCTCCTCTTTCAAGCTTTCGCCCACCCTCAGCGGCTCCGACCACGTCAAGGTCGTCCGCGGCCATGAGACATCCCACGGAGTGCTGCCATGACCTTGACCAAGCGCGTTCTCGACATCGACGCGGCAGCGGAGACTGATCGCATCGTGAAGTGGATGCGGGAGAACATGCGGGGCCTCCACCGCACGGGAGCGGTGCTGGGCATCAGCGGCGGCATCGATTCCTCCGTGTGCCTCGCCCTCTGCGTCAAAGCCTTCGGCCCCGACCGGGTGATCCCCCTGCTGCTGCCCGAAAAGGATTCCGATCCGGCCTCGGAGGAATTGGCGCGCATGCTGGCCGCGCATTACGGAACCACGCCCATCCTGGAAGTCATCACCGGCGCCCTGGATGGCTACCGCTGCTATGAGCGCCGGGATGAAGCCATCGCCAGGATCTTCCCCGAGTACGACCCCAAGAAGGGCTACCTCGCGAAGATCGTTCTGCCTCCGGGCCTCCTGGACGAGGGCACGCTGAACGTCTACTCCCTCACCATCGTGACGCCGGAGGGCGAGGAGAAGAGCCTGCGCCTGCCGCCCGCGGAATTCGCCCAGATCGTGGCCGCTTCCAACTTCAAACAGCGCACCCGCACGGCGATGCTCTACTACCACGCAGAGCTGCGGAACTTCGCCGTCATCGGGACGCCCAACAAGAACGAGCACGACCAGGGCTTCTTCGTGAAATACGGCGATGGCGGCGTCGACCTGAAGCCCATCGTCCACCTCTACAAGACGCAGGTCTACCAGCTGGCCCGATACCTGGGCGTGCCCGAGGTCATCCAGAAGCGGCCCCCCACCTCGGACACCTACAGCGCTCCGGCCACCCAGGAGGAGTTCTTCTTCCGTCTTCCCTTCGATGTCATGGACATGCTCTGGTACGCCCAGGAAAACAAGATCTCCGCTGAAGAGACCGCCGCCGCCCTGGACATGACCCCGGCCCAAGTGCGCAATGCCTTCGAGGATTTCACCCGCAAGACAAGGACCACCCACTACCTGCGCACGCCGCCCCTGGATATGACCGCGCTCGGCCACCCCATCCAGGCGGTTCGCTGAAGCCACCTCTGAACGAAGGAGCCGCCTGATGCCAGTGGGTCGCCGATTCCCCCGCCAGCCGATGTTTGGCTCTGCGCTCGCGCTGCTGCTGGGCCTGCTGGCGATGACGGTCCCTTTTTCCACCTCCTGCTCCCGAAGCGCCTCCTCGGCCTCGGTGACCTCCAAGGAGCACGCCATGCAGCCCTCCCCCAAACCCGTGCGCATCGCCTTCCTGCACCACAGCACGGGCGGCATCGTGTGGGAGAGCGGACTGCCCCAGTTCATCCAGTCCTGGAACGCGACCCACGGAACGGACTACCGCATCACCGAACTGCCCTACCCCAGCGCCACCGGAGGGCATACCTCGCTTCGAAAGCTGCTGCCCGCCCGGGTCTTCAACGTCCTGATCAAGAACCACTATCCCTGGGACAACCAGCCCTATGACTACTGGAACCTGTGGGTAGCCCACCAGGGCGAGAACCGCGACCGGTCCGAGCTCAACCTCGACGACCTGGCCCGCTCCTACGATGTGATCGTCTTCAAGCACTGCTTCCCGGTCAGCCGTGTGCAGCCCGAGGAGGGGGCCCCCAGCGTCTCCTCGCCGAAACAGACCTTGGCCAACTACAAGCTGCAGTACGAAGCGCTCAAGACCCGGATGCGGCAATTCCCGCAAATCCGCTTCATCCTGTGGACCGGCCCGGCGCTGACGGAATCCGGAACCACCCCGGAGGAGGCGGAACGGGCGCGGCAATTCGCCTCCTGGGTGAAGGAGACCTGGGATGAAAAGGGCGACAACCTCTTCCTCTGGGATTTCCGGGAGCTGGAGACCCATGGAGGACTCTTCCTCCGCCCGGAGAACGCCCACGGGCCAAACAACCCTCATCCAGCCAAAACCTTCGCGGTCCAAGTCGCTCCTCTTCTCGGCCAGCGGATTGTGGACGTGATCGAGGGGCGAGCTGACCATTCCAGCCTCACGGGCCGATGAGGCCCGGTCATTTCAGCATCAAGCCACAGGGAGACCCCATGGAGCCAGCGGCCCACCAAGAGCTGAAGACCCACTTGGCGGCCCTCCTCGCCGACGCTGCCGGATCCGCCGCAGAGACGGAAGCCGATGCCATCCTCGAGGCCGCCCTGATCGCGCGACCAGAGGCACCACAGGATCTGGCCCTGGAGCTGGCCGGGAAGCGTGCCGCCGGCGCGCCTCTTGGATTGGTCCTCGGTCGCCAGCGCTTTCTCGGGGTTGAGCTGCTCGCCAAGGCGGACGTATTGGCCCCCCGGGAAGAAACGGAGATTCTCGGCACCGAAGTCCTCTCCATCCTCCGTGCCCTGAGCCAGGAGGAACCGGGGCGGGAGCTGCGGATGATCGACATGGGCTGCGGATCCGGGAACCTGGCCTGCGCCGCGGCCATGGCCGTGCCCCAGGTGCGGATCTGGGCCTCGGACATCACCGCCTCCTGTGCCGAACTGACCCGGGCCAATGCCGCACACCTTGGCCTCCAGCACCGGATCGAGGTTTCCCAAGGCGACCTTTTCGCACCCCTCACCGGGAAGGGCCTCGAAGGCACCATGGATCTGGTGGTGATGAACCCGCCCTACATCCCTTCAACTTCCCTGGCGAACTCCCACGCGGCTCTGCTGCAGCACGAGCCAAGGGAGGCCTTCGATGGTGGGCCCTACGGCATCTCCATCCTCTCCCGCCTCCTTCAGGATGCCCCGCTGTTCCTCAAGCCGGGTGCGCATCTGCTTTTCGAGTTTGGGCTTGGCCAGGCCCGGATGATCCAATCCCTGGTCGAGAAGAAGAACCTTTACACCGGACTGCGCTTCGCCTCGGATGTCGAAGGCCATCCTCGCGCCGCCATCGCCAGGAGATAATGAAGGCTTCCACCAGAAGCCACTCCCCTTCCCCTCCCGGCGCGTTCGCTCCCGATCAACAGAATTCCGACCTAGAATCGACACGTCAAAGGAACGACTCATGTCCATCGTTGGCACTTTGAAGTCTTTCTACCGTAAATACCGGCTGTGGAAGCTTCGCAGAGCCGGATTGACGATTCCCGACGATTGCAGCCTGATGAGACCCTTCCCGAAATTTGGCGACGAGCCCTACCTGATCACCATTGGACACAATGTCGGTTTCGCAGCGGAAGTCATCTTCATCACGCACGATGGAGGAACGAAGGTTTTCAAGCGGGAGGAGCGCTATAAAAAAGTGCTCAAATACGGCCGCATCACCGTCCACGACAATTGTGTCATCGGACAGCGGGTCATCATCCTGCCCGGTGTGACCATCGGACCCAACTCGGTGGTGGCCGCCGGCTCCGTGGTGTCTCGAAACGTGCCACCGGGAGTTCTCGCCGCCGGCAATCCCGCCAAGCCCGTCATGACCCTCCATCAGTACGCGGAGTGGTCCCTGGCCGCCACCCCAGACTACGACGAGCAGGAATACCGGAAGGACAAGCGGGCCTTCCTGACGAAATTCCACATGCGAGGGCGTGCCGCCAACCGGGCCAAGCCTCTCCCGCAAGATCCCGTCTAGGGTGATCCTGCCGTTTCTTGAGCCGAACCCGGCCTTTGGTACCGACTCAGCAGGGGCGAGGAATGGGAATCAAGGGCTTTCCCAAACGGTGGATCAACCCGAACCACACGCGCATGGAAGGGCTCCTTTAAGGCCCCAGGAACGGCTTTCAGCATGGAAATTAACTTGCGTTAACATTCAATTTAGCGATAACGTAATACCACTCCTTTCCTTCGGTCACGGTGCATCGGGAGCCCCCTCATGGAGATCGGCATGTCCCAGTCCCTGAACCTCACATCAGCTTCCGTCTCTGTCCTGCCACTGGGCGCGCCCAGTCATGCGGCAGCGAGCGCTGCGGGCCGGAGCTCCGGCGCATCCCGATGGAACATGGGGGCCGCCCTCGGAGCAGCCCTGATGGTTGTCGGCTGTGCTTCGCCCGGCATGAAGCTGGATGTGAAACCCGGCGCGCGGCCCACCACCACCCAGGTCAATGGCCTCAATGTCACGCTTCAGGCCCTGGATCCGCAGGCGGCGCCCATGCGTGCGGCCCGGACCACGGATCCCGCCACCCTCAGCGCCCTGCTGGTGGACAAGGTGCCGCCCTACCGGGTTGGCCCCCAGGATGTCCTCCTGATCACCGTCTGGGATCACCCTGAAATCACCCTGCCCCTCGGCCAGTTCCGCACGGACGCCGCCACCGGCATGGTGATCGACGAAGACGGATTCCTCTACTTCCCCTACGTGGGCAAGATCCAGATCAGCGGGCAGACCATTTCTCAGGTGCGGGATACCATCACGAGCCACCTGGCCAAAGTCCTCCAGAAGCCGCAGGTGGAT
This sequence is a window from Geothrix sp. PMB-07. Protein-coding genes within it:
- a CDS encoding acyltransferase, encoding MSIVGTLKSFYRKYRLWKLRRAGLTIPDDCSLMRPFPKFGDEPYLITIGHNVGFAAEVIFITHDGGTKVFKREERYKKVLKYGRITVHDNCVIGQRVIILPGVTIGPNSVVAAGSVVSRNVPPGVLAAGNPAKPVMTLHQYAEWSLAATPDYDEQEYRKDKRAFLTKFHMRGRAANRAKPLPQDPV
- the nadE gene encoding NAD(+) synthase, which produces MTLTKRVLDIDAAAETDRIVKWMRENMRGLHRTGAVLGISGGIDSSVCLALCVKAFGPDRVIPLLLPEKDSDPASEELARMLAAHYGTTPILEVITGALDGYRCYERRDEAIARIFPEYDPKKGYLAKIVLPPGLLDEGTLNVYSLTIVTPEGEEKSLRLPPAEFAQIVAASNFKQRTRTAMLYYHAELRNFAVIGTPNKNEHDQGFFVKYGDGGVDLKPIVHLYKTQVYQLARYLGVPEVIQKRPPTSDTYSAPATQEEFFFRLPFDVMDMLWYAQENKISAEETAAALDMTPAQVRNAFEDFTRKTRTTHYLRTPPLDMTALGHPIQAVR
- a CDS encoding class I SAM-dependent methyltransferase, which produces MEPAAHQELKTHLAALLADAAGSAAETEADAILEAALIARPEAPQDLALELAGKRAAGAPLGLVLGRQRFLGVELLAKADVLAPREETEILGTEVLSILRALSQEEPGRELRMIDMGCGSGNLACAAAMAVPQVRIWASDITASCAELTRANAAHLGLQHRIEVSQGDLFAPLTGKGLEGTMDLVVMNPPYIPSTSLANSHAALLQHEPREAFDGGPYGISILSRLLQDAPLFLKPGAHLLFEFGLGQARMIQSLVEKKNLYTGLRFASDVEGHPRAAIARR